Sequence from the Helianthus annuus cultivar XRQ/B chromosome 13, HanXRQr2.0-SUNRISE, whole genome shotgun sequence genome:
caattggtatcagagccattgaagccattcaaaGGCTCGGTTTGATATCAATCAGATTCAAGAATCTCATATTTTACTGATTCGATTTGTTGAAGTGTGTATGCAGATCTGTTCATCGACTGTTCCTGAAAATTCCTTGAAAAATTACTGATTTTGGTTCTGTTTGATTTCAGTCTCGGTGTTTGCTGAAATCTCGGGATATTGGttcaacagattcaaagattaccaaatctttgaattttggaaactGCTGAAAAATcgggattgcgagtaaacagTCCTTATCactttctgttttgcaggttccgactcgcaatctccCAGTTACGGCTCATCACGGtttagttgcgactcgcaatcagccttggtttcggttcatctcgcccagttacgactcgcaaccagctttttgatcatcactcgcaaccacggtttcggctcatcctgtcctgttacgactcgcaaccatattgGTTACGACTCGCATTCAAGTTTGACCTGACTCGCAACCGTCTACGATTACGACTCACAAACACCTCATTACGACTCGAAATCACCTCATTACGACTCGCACATTCCACTCGCAacccagttacgactcgcaacgacaaaTTGAAACGGACTTTTGGACTGTTGACTTGGACTTAATTAAATCAATCAATTAATTAACTGATTTATTAAAAATGTCAACCACCAACAGTGAATTGTCTGCTTTAACTCAGCAACAAGAATTGGATTCAAAGCTAGGAACCACAACGCGTATTCCACGTTTAACTGATGCTAATGactttcccgagtggaaatggcgATTTGAACAGCATCTGAAAGTTAAAGACTACAAGCTATGGCGCAGCATATTGAGAGGACCAAGAGAGATCATGATGGAAAGCCCTACTGAACCTGAAGTCAAAGTAAAGAAGCCTCGTGATCAATACACGGAAGATGATCTGcttattgttgaagaagatgatagaGCTCTTTCTTATCTGACCATGGGTTTGGGTCCAAACATTGCTATGGGATTTCGCACTTGTAAATCTGCCAAGGAACTTTGGGACTCTCTGGTGGAAGTGTATGAAGGTAATGAGGACATGAAAGAAAGCAGAAGGAACTTGCTGCAACAGaatttcaacaacttcaaccatatttatggtgaaacagTGGATAATCAGATCCAAAGGTTTGTCAAGCTGGTGActcaaatgcaaatggaagaaattcaCACCACAAATGCTTCGACAAATAGGCAACTTCTCAATGCATTACCCAAGAGCtgggatcatcatgttgctaTGATAAAGAAAACAAAAGATCTTGCAAGATGCACCCTGTCTGAGATGATCTCGCATATTAAAGCTTGTGAATTGGATGACAAGCAGAGAGAGACTAACTACAAGAACAGTATGCTGGCTGCCGGTTTTTCTATAGCCCCCACTGCATCCAGTGACAGCAATACAGCTCTTCTGTCTCAAGGAGGATTCCAAATGTTTCGCAATACTAAACCTGCTCCCACTTCAGCAAATGTCTACAACTCAGGGTCTTCCACTCAAGCTTCCCCTGCAAGTGCTGGAAAGACTTCTGCTGCACCTTCTGTTTCTGTTGCTAGCAATGAAATGGTTGCTTTCTTCTCTAGGCAGTCAAaggaaaatcttgaaattgcagcATCTGTCATAAATTGCATGAACGCCTTTGCTTCGGGAAATCTTGACCCTCCTAAGTTTTCCATGGATGATTTGGATCAAATTCATCCAGAGGATGTGGAAGAAATGGATATCACGTGGCAGATGGCTATGGCGGCTTTTAGAGCTAAAAACTTTGTGAGGAAGACAGGGAAAAACAAATGGCAAAATCTTAAGTTCACAGGACCCGTAAAGATGCCGTTTGAATATCGTTGTTATAATTGTCATGAACAGGGTCATTTGGCTAGAAACTGTACGAAACCCAAGGTGAATGATGAACAAACTCCAGCTCAGCCTGCTGCTCCTGTTACACCAAATCGAGAAAGAGCCCTTGTGACTACAACTGGTGTGCCTGCTGATAGTGTCAACAGTGGAAGCCCACAAGTGGGATTGGCCCAAGCTTTGGTGGTTCAGCCTGATTCGCCTTTTGACTGGAGTTCAGAGATCGAAAGATTAAACATTTCAGCTCCTGAGAATCAAGCCACCCCAAGCAATATCGCTTTCATGGCCAGCAATGCTTCTGTGAGTGACGATGTGAAGGCTGCACAGGAGGAGGAGTCGTCAGCTGAAAACTTCGCCTTCATGACTCAAATTCTGTCAGCTCCGGTTAAgggtctcaccaaagaagaggtactTTCTGTTTTTTGCACTTCTGAATGTAGGGAACGAGTTGAGGCCTATAGAATCCATAACGCTGAGCTAATTGAAGATTATAATGAAATTAAACGCaaaaatttcactttaacgaaaaatgaaaaacttttcaaagagaaaatcgaagctcagcgtaaggatATCGTCCAACTCAAAGACGATGTTAGTGTAGCCACGGCACAACTCATCATGGTTAAAGAAAAATTGTGTGAGGTAACTAAGGAACTGGAGGATGTTCGGGataaatatcaaattaatgagttaaatattaaaaaatttgattcctccagtaaattagtcaaGAATCTCTGTGATCAACAACTGGCTTATTCTAAAAAGAAAGGGTCGGGTTTGGGTTATAATCAGGCTCCTCCTCCGTACAATAACAATTATACCTACTTGCCTATGACCGAGGAGGAGATGctgaatgaaagtaaaatgacATACGGACCCAAAAATAATAAGCCCTCGGTAAATGTTGAAAGTTCCAAAAACAGTAAGTCATCAATCAATGGCAAATTTACTGAAGAGCAGGTAAAATCAGAGACATGTTTTGTGTCAAAGGGTACTTGTGATCCTAACAGTTCTTCGTCATGTGCAGATAAAGTACCTGAAGTGATATGGGGAGATGTGTTTGGAAGTGAACAAGTTTTAGAATCTGATTCTTCTAAAACTTCTTTTGATGATACTAATTCTGGTTGTGTGTTTGGACAAGCGTTTTTGAACTCTTTTCATAGTTATGTTTCGTCTTCTtttgggcctgatgttttgggcaaaacaGTGAATGCTTGTGATGAACCTTTTAAAACTGCGTGTGatgatgattgttttgaaacTGCTGAAAGTTGTGATTCTGATATTTCTGATTCTCTAGGAGAAAATAGTGTGACCAACGATGTTCCTCAGAACACATCCAGTGAAACCACTGATGATGCTTCACAGGAAAATCAATCACATACTGATTTTTCGTGTGAATCAAATTCAGTAAATATTTCTACTGATGAATCTGAGGGAACATCATTGGACGACAATGATCGAAAGGAATCGAAATTTGTTGATGACGTCTCAGCTTCGATCGAGACTGAAACTCAAAATGATTTGCAAAAAGAGAAAGAAGTTTTcttaaatgaaaatttaaaagaaaatgattgtGAAGAAAATCATAAGTCAACACCTGAAAACTctaatcaaaatgattttcatGAAGcagttaaaattgaaaaatcaaatttTTCGGATTCTCATGCTTGTGCCAGTGCTAGTTCTGATTCTGATCCTCAGGTATCTACAAGCTCAGGGAAGGCACAAGCAAGTAAATCAAAACAGAACAAGCAAGCTCCATCTACAAGACCCAAAAGACCCGCAGCCTCTGTGAATCGTCAAAAATCTTCCGCAGTGAAACGGCAAATTTGTTTCAACTGTGGGATAGCTGGGCACATTGCCAGAAACTGTGTCTCTCCATCTTCCTCTGTGCAGTCTAAAACTAAACATGCACAGCATCAGAAAGTCAAACCAAATCGATCTGGTCCTTCTAAGTCAATGACGACTCATCAGTCTAAGACAATGAAGAACGACCATCGTAAGGTCAAGCCTTCTGATcaagattggaatgcagccaaacgtagACATAAAAATCAGCAAAATCATTTTTCTGAAAACAGATTTCAAGCGTTTGGTAATTATGCTAACAACTGGTCTAAACAATATTGGAAACCTAAACCCAAGGCCAAGCATTCCAATCTGCCTCATACACTTCATAAAAATTCTGTCAATGCAAATTTATCTAAATTcttaaacaaagacaatttaATCTGGCAGAGGGTAACGTATTTCGATGctcaaggaaaacccagatccactatgggctgggttcctaaatctaactaatcccgctattcgtgcaggaacagctgtggaggactaccgtgcgcctctggtacatggatagtggctgttccaggcacatgacaggagacttatcccaacttgtgaatgtcaaagaatttaatggtggatatgtctcgtttgcgggaggtgaatctggcagaatcacgttgaaaggaactgttcaaaacggagttctcagctttgaaaatgttaactatgttccagaactgaagcACAATTTGTTGAGCATTTCGCAAATTTGTGATAGAGGAAATTCAGTTCACTTTACGAAGAAAGGTTGTCATGTTCTCAAGCCTGGgattgttattccagaagactggttcttgatgacagctgaaagaaaaggaaacgcttacgtcattgatatgaacaagaagccaTGTGAAGAGATCACCTGCTTATTCTCGAAGATTTCAGAGCATGATGGTTTATTGTGGCACCGTCGACTAGGGCACgtgaatatgaaaaatctgaatcgtctagctaaaggtcaattggtacgagatcttccgatcaaggatttcatgttggtagagaagtgtgttgcttgtgcgaaagggaaggctcatcgaaaacctcacaagtctaaaccagtaccctcgacaaaggctgtactcgaactacttcacatggatctttttggtccagtgaatgtgctgagtaTCGGGAAGAAAGCCTACTGTCtagtaatcgtcgatgattactctcgctacacaTGGGTGTATTTTCTTAGTCACAAAAACGAAACTGCTGCACTGGTGAAACAGTTTATTAcattggctgaaaatcaagcgagtactaaggtgaaggttattcgatcagacaatggaacagaattcaagaatgttactttggatacgttctgcagtgaaaagggaattgatcgacagttcagtgcgcctcgaactccacaacagaatggagtggctgaaagaaggaatcgtactctaattgaggcagcacgtaccatgctggctgattcaaagcttcctagcttcttttgggccgaagctgttagcacggcttgttatatccagaatcatgctttagttaataaacgtcacatgaaaaccccttacgagattctggaaggacataaaccttcagtttcacactttcgtatttttggttgtccatgtgtgttattactaatggactcaaatggaaagtttgaagtcaaaggtgacgaatgttactttgttggatatgctaaaggctctgcttatagggtatacaacaaagtaactaggaaagtcgttgagtcgtgcaacatcgaatggcttgaagagaatgctacggacgctagagtcggtccagattggttatatgattattctgctctgtttaaatcatttaacattttgtcaagtgatgtttcagttgcaggtgAATCTGTTCCAAAACAACCATTGTCGTTTGAAGATACAGAGGACGAAGTACAGATAGATGAAATTGTAAAGCATCATACTGTTGATCCGCCGGGAATGGTGTTCACGCAACATCCTACACCGACACCGGTGGTCAATCAATCCCCTGAAGGTGCATCAACCAGTGACTCTGCAATGTTTCCTGATCCAATCCCTGAGGATTGTACAGTCACTTCTCCTGTAATTCACACTACAAGTGCACCTGATGAGGGGGAGtgtagcaacaccaccactgaagaggagaCGGTACCAGATTTGGCCATACCGACGAGCGTTCAACGCAATCATCCAATCgaaaatgtgattggtcctgtaaatgcaggagttttgaccaggagtcaatcagggaccattaacacttgcttatattctagttatctttctcaaatcgaacctaaaaccattgatatagctttgcaggaacctggctgggtagatgctatgcacgaagagctgaaccagtttgaaaaacttggagtatggaagcttgtcaagttgccagcaggaaagcgtaagcttggaactagatgggtttttcgaaacaagcaggattctgcaggtgtcattgttcgaaacaaagcaagactggtggttcagggatttaggcaaatcgaaggactggattatgatgaagtttatgctccggttgcacgacttgaagccatccggatctttttggcgtacgcgtcatacatgggattcactgtctatcagatggatgtcaagaccgcgtttctctatggagatgtgaaggaggaaatttTTGTTGAGCAACCGCCAGGATttgtgcatccagatcatcctgattatgcctacaagttagacaaggcactgtatgggttacaccaggctcctcgagcttggtatgccacccTAACAGAACATCTGTTGGCTCATGGATATACACGAGGCACTATTGACCAGACTTTGTTCATCAAGAGGATAGGCAGTGATCAAatcttggttcaaatctacgttgatgatattattttcggaTCAACTAGCGAGGATCTATGCAAGGAATtcgagaaagttatgaagaaaaagtttgaaatgagtgctctgggggagatgACTCTGTTTTTGGGCCttcaagtcaagcagagttcgcaaggaattctgattcatcaagggaagtatgtggatgatgtgctggcaaagttcaagttcacggatgcaaagcctgctgagacacctatggctgagagaccattgttgactgaagatgaagaaggagagtctgtaaatcaacgtcaatataggtcaatgatcgggtcattgatgtatctcactgctagccgtccggacatcatgtttgctgtttgcaactgtgcacgctatcaggctaatcctaaaacttctcatcttattgctgttaaacggatctttcggtatcttaaaggcagacctcggtttggcctgtggtatccgagagattccaattttgacttgtttgctttctctgacagcaattttggaggtactgacagtgacaggaaatccacttctgcgggatgtcaatttttgggtgatcggctcatttcttggcagtgcaagaaacaacaaacggtagcgatatccacagctgaagctgagtatgttgctgcttctgcttcttgctctcaagtggtgtggatgcaacatcaattgcaggattatggtttgacatatcttaacactactatttactgtgataatgatgctgcaatacaaattgttagaaatcctgtttttcactccaaaaccaagcacattgatattaaagttcatttcattcgagactgctttgacagaggtctgattacgcttgaacagatcgacacagatgcaaatgctgccgatttgttcactaaacctgtcagcagctcgaaattcagagtgcttgtggattttctaaaaatgatccgttttactgattgagcatgttttgtattttcgtaggtaaatttgttcatacagttttctattcttaggtagtttttatttatgcacaaatttagggggagaaaaatcgaaaaatacaaaaacattgaaaaatcgaaaaatacaaaaacattggaaaattaaaaaaatacaaaaagagtttcaaaaggaagtgtggctggactgggaaatgaaatgaattttcactttatggtcaagggctgactcatgtaagaccagtatcgaaattgtttgactctagtatgatgtgttggtaggctctatccttaagattggaaacaatggctgtttctgttcagaactaaaccagtacatgacctcagaaaagaaaatcacttggaattagctcatgtctatttgaatgtttgtatgcttttcccgatacacacaatttcggtctgattctgaaatcttatctgaaaaagtcgtgtacctcctctgctgcatccagatacatgctgacctggaggtgctaggcaacgtcggCTTCTGCTGCATCctgatacatgctgacctagctgtacgttgtcgatctgtagatcaattaaacacccgaaagaggccctctagtgcccaaaagaaacccaagaaacctatatcaaattgagaaaactcatttgatctgtatattatatcatctcattttaagatctattctgttcttttctcaacctattcccagttaagatttcagaaatttggattgggcttgtgaaatatgtggtagggaaactgcttgcatgatagagtgagctgtgtataattccgggatttgattagtatttgtttgggtgttcattattaaaatatcaaaacatgataaaaggagatacaggcagttatatggaaaagatctagggagatgagtttaagaggacaaatatactggcaattgtctagatcatcctctagtagatcagtgttgataagtgaagtcatgcccgagaccctgtgatttgatccctgagcatctatgcaaatttcctgtttttatttttgtaaataatattttattttattatttatttttgttttttttaggtttttattttgCAACACAAATGCTCAATGGGTTAAtggtttatttttgaaaaatcagattttttagttgggttggttgaaattatttttgaaaatcaTTTTATTTAGCCCAAAATGCTAAAAGATATTAAGCCCAAGTTCATAAGGCCTAGGCCCAACAAATTTGGGCCCATGAGAACATTGGCCATATAAATGCTGATCACGAGTCATTATCACCATAATCCACTCGAAATCTTCTCTAATTTTCTCTCAACAATTCCGGCCGAAATCAAGATTCCGACTCGaattccggttgcgactcgcaattaAGGTAGATCATCAACAGAAATTATGACGTCATTGTTCAAGTTTTGCAGGTTTCCGATGAGTTCTTGAAGTTTCCGATGAGTTTTCCGACGAGTTCTTGAAGATTCCGATGAGTTTTCCGGCGAATTCTTGAAGATTCCAGTCGAAATCAAGAACAACTGGACTCGAGACCAacgattacgactcgcaacctcgagattgcgactcatggttgcgacccATCTTGTTCGGTTGCAACTCGcaatctcatggttgcgactcatcttgttcggttgcgactcgcaatctcatggttgcgactcagtaatcctggttgcgactcacggtttcgactcgaaaccttgggttgcgactcatggttacgagtgaacagtaacagtgttTATTTTTAATTCTTATTTTTATCACTGTTAAATTTGGGAACTTATGTGTTGTTTGTGTATTTGCAGAAAAATGGACCTCAAGTTTATTGCTTCTCACAATCAAGTTGCGTATTTGGCACCCCCACCTGTAAAGCACAAGGAGTTGTACACGTCTTTGATTAAAGGCTTGAATACATGCCGCATTGCTCACGCTCTTCGAGACAATCCGGTAGTGTATGAAAGTCTTATCCGAGACTTCTGGAAGACTGCGAAGGTGGAAATAGTTGAAGGCAAAGGAGCGATAGCTGCTGAAATTGACGGAACAACGATTATTGTGACAGAGCAGGGTATCAGGGAGGTGTTGCAGTTTAATGATCAAGAAGCGGATCCAATCGAGCTTGCTGCTGGGGTAATTGAAGCTATCTTGCCACGTCTAAGCTATGAAGGGAGATTTCCGCCCCTGGTCAAGAAGTTTGTTCATCCATATTGGCGCTTATTATTGCACACGTTCCTATTGTGCATGACTGAGAACCGAGGAGGAACTGATCAACTAAACACAACACAAACGGCGGCATTGATCTGCGTAATTACAAATGAGCCGTTCAATTATTCGCGATATGTCTTAGAAGCAATGAAGAGGAATGCTATCGGGCTTAGAAAGGATAAGTTTCTGATGTATCCTAGGTTTGTACAAATGATTCTGAATGCTCGATATCCAGAATTGAAGAGATCGGGCAACACACTGGAATTAAAGCCCATGGGTCCTTCTTGTTTTGGAGCACTTACAACAAAGAAAGGAACAGAAAAGAAGTTTGAAGGTTTGATTGCTTTGGAGAAGTTCGGTCAGTTTGCTGAGACTGAAGAAGTTGCTGTGAATCCAGTCAGGGCACTAGCCGTACCAGCACGTGCCATAGTAGCTGAAGAGCATGACATCCAGCAAAGAGATGAAAATGAGCCTGAGCCAGAGCGTATCACCAtcaactctgacgatgaaggtgttgagattacgtgtgattctgatgatgataacATAGAGCTTCCTCCTGAAGCTAATGCTGAAACCGTTTCTACTGTTACTCCAGTGATTTCTGCTGAGAACTTGGCTCTGTTGTTAAAGAAAGTGACTGACACGATGGGTAATCCTCCTACTAATCTGTCAGTGTCTACTGAAGAGCCTGAAGAAAGCCCAAGGGATTCTGATGATATTCCACTAAAAAGGAAAAGACGGGATCCGAGACCTGAAATGTTTATTGAACAAAGGAAAGATCAATCTGTTGCTGTTGCTGATGATGCTGAAGGTTTATACAATTTTGATTTCGAAAGAAATGTTGATGACACCACTACCACGATCACTACAGACAACATCTTTGAGTTTGATGCTGGAACTCAAGGTGATGATACAGTTATGGCAAATGCTGAAGCTCAAAATGAAGTAGTGCCTAATATTGAAGTTCAAACTGAAGCTGTATCTAGTGTTGAGACTCGTACTGAAGCTGGGCCCCCTGGAGCTGTTGGTGCTGGATCTTCCGGTACTATTCATGAAGAACCGGGCAGCTCTAGTGGTAAACGACCTGTTGAACCACTCAGAATGCCTTTTGACAGTGATTCAAGCGATGATGATGAGTTCATAAGTATGAGGGAAATGAAGAAGCGTTTGGTTGTGCTCGAACAAGATTCCATACATAAAGATGCTAAGATCATACAGCTTGAAGACATTATTGTGAAGAAGGATCAACAAATTGAACAACTACAGGGAGATGTTGGCCTGTTATTCAATATTGTTTATGATATGCGAGGCAAACTTGAGAAGAAGTTTGGTCAAGAGTTTTCTGATCCCACCGATGTAGAGAACAGAAAGAAAGCTTTCGAGAAGGATAATGCTGAAAAGGCTGCTGCTATGGAAAAGTACTTTGAACGggttactgatccagaagcagaaAAAGCGAAAGCTGAAAggttgaagaagaagagagagtttGTGATTCTGAAAAACAAGAATGCTAATCCTGACGATGAAGATGCGCATGCTACACATCATTTGATGGATGTGGGTGAAACTCTCTATGACAAGAAAGGGAATAGATCTGGTGTAGTTAGCTGGGGGTATGATCACGATCGTAAACGATGGTGGATTAAGAGGAAGGTTGGACCAGTCGAATGGTACAAGCGATCAGGGCAATTTCAGTCATTCACTAAGGTTGATTTGACAGATCTGGTAAataaaccttatgtggatgataagcctaaTGGTCCTGGTTATATGTTCTTCGAGAGATTGAAAAGGGAAGTGGCAAAAGGCTTTCCTTCGATGCGTACAGCAGATACCACAGTTAAACCAGCAAAAGGGATCAGGGATCCATACACCAACAAGCGGATGAAGATAGTACACTGGCCCGCTACTGATAAAGAAAAGACTATTCCGTTGGTAAGGAAGATTCCGAAAGGGGCGTTGAAGACGATGCACTTCTGGGCATATAATGAAAGACTTGGTCAAGCTGTGATCGTTTGTGATGGAGATGAAAGTTACTGTCTGGTGGATCAGATTGATTTATTGAATCTTGCACCTGAAGATCTTGCAGTACTGGCAAGCAACCAAATCCGAGCCACcgaaaaatatgaagaaattgctaaaGGGTGGACGTCTGCTGTAGCCTCTGTGATGCATATTCACAGGAAGGGATTTGGTGGATACAAGGATAACATGAGTGGTGGTCATCAAGGAAGCTGAAGCAAGAAGAACTTgtatgcataaacctagggggagattgttggaacctaaAGGTTTATTCATGCAAGTTAACAATATATAGGGAttgatcttgtaattagtttaattatgttttggGTTAGTCTTATGTGGGTTGGGCTTGTAAGTGTGTCGCATGGGCTTGAGTAGTTTCGGCCCTTATGTTTTgtatttaaacacccttaatCAATAGATTAAGGGTTGTTGATACCGAATAGAAGCAGGGGCGACACATAGCAAGGAACCGAGTTCCTAccgatcttgtatcagtcatcttcAAGTTGAATGCAAGTTTGGTTTGtttattcattgtgttttattCGATCTGTTTATATATTGTTTCTTGAATCACCTTTGTGTTTGgttttccgcactctcacaaagttagattgatatcattgtgatcctcacgggttttacagaggtcctactaaatttgacccaggtcctttgcaggatctatacacttaACAATGCAAGACTCTTACCTaatcgttcccttaacccccgaccaggtagccaacatacctccatatagaccgtggagatatgaatggtgaaaatcttttattttatatagacagtaaaataatgccaagacaccacggacaaacgataaggaagaatcactttcaacataagaaactagtaattaaagtcattaatacaaaaccaattaaaaagtgcaaaagattaaaaataaaaagtattacactaaacacttgtcttcaccaagtgatgtaagagacttaggcaaacatggcctttgattgtcaagaactcttacgatcaatcttggatcccgagacgactcacacactctatgatggacaatggatgatggtggtggatgatggtgttgtgatggtggtgggtggtgggtgaagtgtgagagaggtggtgtgccaagggatgagttgcaagagctccaagcactcttatttataggctgaacagaagttcGGGCACGGCCcggtgtccattgggcacggccccatgtccatcctcctctctttcttcattaaatgcagtttgtctgcattagttgaccacgcccccgtgtccgctgagcacgaccccgtgtgcagaagcatatatctgtactatcaagatttgcctggattccacGAATCTTAtggttgaccacggccccgtgtccgc
This genomic interval carries:
- the LOC110897513 gene encoding uncharacterized protein LOC110897513 — protein: MSTTNSELSALTQQQELDSKLGTTTRIPRLTDANDFPEWKWRFEQHLKVKDYKLWRSILRGPREIMMESPTEPEVKVKKPRDQYTEDDLLIVEEDDRALSYLTMGLGPNIAMGFRTCKSAKELWDSLVEVYEGNEDMKESRRNLLQQNFNNFNHIYGETVDNQIQRFVKLVTQMQMEEIHTTNASTNRQLLNALPKSWDHHVAMIKKTKDLARCTLSEMISHIKACELDDKQRETNYKNSMLAAGFSIAPTASSDSNTALLSQGGFQMFRNTKPAPTSANVYNSGSSTQASPASAGKTSAAPSVSVASNEMVAFFSRQSKENLEIAASVINCMNAFASGNLDPPKFSMDDLDQIHPEDVEEMDITWQMAMAAFRAKNFVRKTGKNKWQNLKFTGPVKMPFEYRCYNCHEQGHLARNCTKPKVNDEQTPAQPAAPVTPNRERALVTTTGVPADSVNSGSPQVGLAQALVVQPDSPFDWSSEIERLNISAPENQATPSNIAFMASNASVSDDVKAAQEEESSAENFAFMTQILSAPVKGLTKEEIKYLK